Proteins from one Clostridium cellulovorans 743B genomic window:
- the secF gene encoding protein translocase subunit SecF produces the protein MFSVIKKTKLWFSISVLIIIAGIVSLTTQGLNMGIDFKGGTIVELSVGKTIDEAEEAKIIDIVRTYDADVIYNTAVDSKVNDSTQIDLKSNSGNLSEENLAKIIEEVKKDFPEAKIANSDVIGATIGNELKQKASIAVVIAVAAMLIYIAFRFEILFGISSIVALLHDILIVITFYSIFQIQVDSPFIAAMLTVLGYSMNDTIVVFDRIRENLKNAKKSDTYADIADTSIKQTIHRSILTVTTTLITISAITIGVPEVRNFGLPLIVGIAAGCYSSIFIASPTWVLLKKKFSK, from the coding sequence ATGTTTAGCGTAATTAAAAAAACAAAATTATGGTTTTCTATTTCTGTCTTGATTATAATAGCAGGTATTGTATCTCTTACTACTCAAGGACTTAATATGGGAATAGACTTCAAAGGTGGTACTATAGTCGAACTTTCAGTTGGGAAAACTATTGATGAAGCTGAAGAAGCAAAAATTATTGATATTGTTAGAACTTATGATGCTGATGTAATTTATAATACAGCTGTGGATAGTAAGGTTAATGATAGTACTCAAATTGATTTAAAATCAAACAGTGGCAATCTTTCTGAAGAAAACTTAGCAAAGATTATAGAAGAAGTTAAAAAAGACTTTCCAGAAGCAAAAATAGCAAACTCAGATGTTATTGGTGCAACAATAGGAAATGAATTAAAACAAAAAGCTTCAATAGCGGTAGTAATAGCCGTAGCAGCTATGCTTATTTACATAGCTTTTAGATTCGAAATTCTTTTTGGTATATCTTCTATCGTTGCTTTACTTCATGACATATTAATAGTTATAACCTTTTATTCTATATTCCAAATACAAGTGGATTCACCATTCATTGCAGCAATGCTAACAGTATTAGGTTACTCTATGAACGATACTATAGTTGTATTTGATAGAATAAGAGAAAATCTTAAAAATGCTAAAAAATCAGACACTTACGCAGATATTGCTGATACGTCAATTAAACAAACTATACATCGTTCAATCTTAACAGTTACTACTACTTTAATTACTATATCTGCAATAACAATTGGGGTTCCTGAAGTAAGAAACTTTGGATTACCTCTTATAGTTGGTATAGCAGCAGGATGTTATTCTTCAATATTTATAGCAAGTCCAACTTGGGTTTTATTAAAGAAAAAATTCAGTAAATAG
- the secD gene encoding protein translocase subunit SecD — protein MSNFNKSKQKNRKKSTGKFFTLTIATIIVALVGAFGLTFGGGAYEYQIKSFGDRIGKGLDLVGGVSILMQTDSDVDEDTLNRTISLLDLRINKMGVSETTIAKEGDNRIRIEIPGKSNTNEVINTVAKTGNLSFKDPEGNVILTGSDIKDAYPQYNQNSNQPEIGLELNDEGRQKFADATAKLIGKTIAVYMDEEKLIEPTVNVAITDGRATITGSESYEEATTRANIIKSGALPVALSVISSKTVDSTLGASALPNSIQSGLIGVALVMLLMIFLYRKSGVASSIALLLYIVLLLLAFLLGRVTLSLPGIAALLLTIGMALDANVLMFERIKDKIREGMSVKNAIEIGYKSSLSSILDSQITTIIAAVILYFLGSGAVKGFAYTLILGIVISLFTALTVTLRLLRWLNDMGWITKPSHVGVKGEQ, from the coding sequence GTGAGTAACTTTAATAAAAGCAAACAAAAAAACAGAAAAAAAAGTACAGGAAAGTTTTTCACACTAACAATTGCAACAATCATTGTAGCACTAGTAGGTGCCTTTGGTTTAACATTCGGAGGAGGGGCCTATGAATACCAAATTAAATCATTTGGTGATAGAATAGGTAAAGGTCTAGATCTTGTAGGTGGAGTATCAATCCTTATGCAGACAGACTCTGATGTAGATGAAGATACCTTAAACAGAACTATAAGTTTATTAGATCTTAGAATTAACAAAATGGGAGTAAGTGAAACTACAATCGCTAAAGAAGGCGATAATAGAATTAGAATTGAAATCCCAGGAAAAAGCAATACAAATGAAGTAATTAACACTGTAGCAAAAACAGGAAATCTGTCATTCAAAGATCCTGAAGGAAATGTTATTTTAACAGGAAGCGACATAAAAGATGCTTACCCTCAGTATAATCAAAATTCAAATCAACCAGAAATAGGTCTTGAATTAAATGATGAGGGAAGACAAAAATTTGCAGATGCTACGGCTAAATTAATAGGCAAGACCATTGCAGTATATATGGACGAAGAAAAGTTAATAGAACCAACAGTTAATGTTGCGATTACTGACGGTAGAGCGACAATAACCGGTAGTGAATCATATGAAGAAGCAACAACTAGAGCAAACATAATAAAATCTGGAGCACTTCCAGTAGCACTTTCTGTTATATCATCTAAAACTGTTGATTCAACACTTGGTGCTAGTGCATTACCTAATAGTATCCAATCTGGTCTAATAGGTGTTGCCCTAGTTATGTTACTTATGATTTTCTTATACAGAAAATCTGGAGTAGCTTCAAGTATAGCATTATTGCTTTATATTGTACTATTATTACTTGCATTCTTATTAGGAAGAGTTACTTTATCGCTTCCAGGTATAGCTGCATTACTACTTACTATTGGTATGGCTCTGGATGCTAATGTCCTTATGTTTGAAAGAATAAAAGATAAGATTAGAGAAGGTATGTCTGTAAAAAATGCCATAGAAATAGGGTATAAGAGTTCTTTAAGTTCTATCCTAGATTCTCAAATTACCACTATAATCGCGGCAGTGATTCTATATTTCTTAGGATCAGGAGCTGTAAAAGGTTTTGCTTATACTTTAATTTTAGGTATTGTAATTAGCTTATTCACTGCTCTTACTGTTACATTAAGATTACTTAGATGGTTAAACGATATGGGATGGATCACTAAACCATCACATGTAGGTGTAAAGGGGGAGCAATAA
- the scfB gene encoding thioether cross-link-forming SCIFF peptide maturase, which translates to MSLIHKFKQGDNYFILDVNSGAVHVIDELVYDMLDDESFKSKEELLSELSSKYDVESLSEAYEEIKELIEEEQLYSKDYYEDIAHASMDDEDYVKALCLNIIHDCNLRCKYCFADEGEYHGHKGKMSIDTAKKALEYVIKRSGPRKNIEVDLFGGEPLMAMDVIKEVVQYGKELGENHKKNIRFTMTTNSTLLTPEVVDFLDKEMGNIILSIDGRKEINDQVRVRADGTGSYEKILPQIKNMISKRTIGKQYYVRGTFTKKNPDFFNDIMALVNEGFKEISIEPVVLEDGHSLAISKEDLPKIMESYDKLFDEMTKRQKNKDSEFTFYHFNINLQGGPCVYKRISGCGAGHEYVAITPQGEVYPCHQFIGKEQFKLGNIYDDSYDKNLAKTFKKAHIYNKPACRNCWARFYCSGGCQANNFNFNGDMHIPYEIGCEMQKKRIECAIALKAQSEI; encoded by the coding sequence ATGTCTTTAATTCATAAATTTAAACAAGGTGATAATTATTTTATTCTAGATGTTAACAGTGGAGCTGTCCATGTCATTGATGAACTAGTTTATGATATGTTAGATGATGAATCATTCAAATCTAAAGAAGAATTACTATCAGAATTAAGTTCAAAATATGATGTAGAATCTCTTAGTGAGGCATATGAAGAAATTAAAGAATTGATTGAAGAAGAGCAATTGTATTCTAAAGATTATTATGAAGATATTGCACATGCATCTATGGATGATGAAGATTATGTAAAAGCACTTTGTCTTAATATAATACATGACTGTAACTTGAGATGTAAGTATTGTTTTGCAGATGAAGGGGAATATCATGGACATAAAGGTAAAATGTCAATAGATACAGCAAAGAAAGCTTTAGAATATGTAATAAAAAGAAGCGGTCCTAGAAAGAATATAGAAGTAGATCTATTTGGTGGAGAGCCTTTAATGGCAATGGATGTTATCAAAGAAGTAGTTCAATATGGTAAGGAACTTGGCGAAAACCATAAAAAAAATATTAGATTTACAATGACAACAAATTCAACTTTGCTTACACCTGAGGTAGTAGATTTCTTAGATAAAGAAATGGGCAACATTATTCTCTCGATAGATGGTAGAAAAGAAATAAATGACCAAGTCCGCGTAAGAGCTGATGGAACAGGGTCTTATGAAAAAATATTGCCTCAAATAAAAAATATGATTTCTAAAAGAACAATAGGTAAACAATACTATGTTAGAGGAACTTTTACAAAGAAAAATCCAGATTTCTTTAACGATATTATGGCCTTAGTAAATGAAGGTTTTAAAGAAATATCTATTGAACCTGTAGTTTTAGAGGATGGACATTCTCTTGCCATATCAAAAGAAGATTTACCCAAAATAATGGAGAGCTATGACAAACTTTTTGATGAAATGACAAAAAGGCAAAAAAATAAAGATTCAGAGTTTACATTCTATCATTTTAATATAAACTTACAAGGCGGCCCTTGTGTTTATAAAAGAATATCTGGTTGTGGCGCTGGTCATGAATATGTGGCAATAACTCCTCAGGGAGAAGTATACCCATGCCATCAGTTTATCGGAAAAGAGCAGTTTAAATTAGGAAATATCTATGATGATAGTTATGATAAAAATTTAGCAAAAACCTTTAAAAAAGCACACATATATAATAAACCTGCATGCAGAAATTGTTGGGCAAGGTTTTATTGTAGTGGCGGATGTCAAGCTAATAACTTTAATTTTAACGGAGATATGCACATTCCATACGAAATTGGTTGTGAAATGCAAAAGAAAAGGATCGAATGTGCTATAGCTTTGAAAGCACAAAGCGAAATTTGA
- the scfA gene encoding six-cysteine ranthipeptide SCIFF, with product MKHIKTINKTNIKNSLKKPGCKECANSCQSACKTSCTVANLACEN from the coding sequence ATGAAACACATTAAGACAATTAATAAAACTAACATTAAAAACAGCTTAAAAAAACCAGGTTGTAAAGAGTGTGCTAACTCATGCCAATCTGCTTGCAAAACTTCATGTACTGTTGCAAATCTAGCTTGCGAAAACTAA
- a CDS encoding TIGR04086 family membrane protein, translating into MNYRILLSSCGKGVVRSFFLTLLLILFLAIISTFTELGAPIRSAAILITTLLSIVYGAIYSAKKTGEKGWLHGLIVAALYMIILYIVATIGGRNLALNINDALRVLLALVVGFLSGMLGMNI; encoded by the coding sequence ATGAATTATAGAATTCTTTTATCAAGCTGTGGTAAAGGAGTTGTTAGAAGCTTTTTTTTAACTTTATTACTTATTTTATTCTTAGCAATAATAAGTACATTTACCGAATTAGGAGCTCCTATCCGTTCTGCAGCTATCCTAATTACGACATTGCTTTCAATAGTTTACGGTGCTATATATTCAGCTAAAAAAACTGGTGAAAAAGGATGGCTTCATGGATTAATAGTTGCTGCACTATATATGATAATACTCTATATAGTTGCAACTATCGGCGGAAGAAATCTTGCACTTAATATTAATGATGCACTAAGAGTTCTTTTGGCTTTAGTAGTTGGATTTTTATCAGGTATGTTAGGTATGAACATATAG
- the yajC gene encoding preprotein translocase subunit YajC, producing MASYIPTIAYFAFMIAIFYFLLIRPEKKRKKQFQDLMGNLKVNDEIVTKGGIVGKVITIENDNLIIQSGPEKTRIRILKSAILEISSKEASEKPELVKK from the coding sequence ATGGCTAGTTACATACCAACGATTGCTTATTTTGCATTTATGATTGCAATATTTTACTTTTTACTTATCAGACCTGAAAAGAAAAGAAAAAAACAATTTCAAGACCTTATGGGCAATCTAAAAGTTAACGATGAAATCGTCACTAAAGGTGGAATAGTAGGAAAAGTTATCACTATTGAAAATGATAACTTAATAATACAATCTGGTCCTGAAAAAACAAGAATAAGAATCTTGAAAAGCGCTATATTAGAAATAAGTTCTAAAGAAGCTTCAGAGAAACCAGAATTAGTAAAGAAATAA
- the tgt gene encoding tRNA guanosine(34) transglycosylase Tgt: MAEYKLLKKEKNARRGEFKTVHGTIQTPVFMNVGTLAAIKGAVSSMDLKEIGCQVELSNTYHLHLRPGDNIVRDMGGLHKFMNWDRPILTDSGGFQVFSLAGMRKIKEEGVHFSSHIDGKKIFMGPEESMQIQNNLASTIAMAFDECIPNPSTREYVIDSVARTTRWLERCKTEMDRLNSLPETINKDQLLFGINQGGTYEDIRIEHAKTITKMNLDGYAIGGLAVGESHEEMYKVIDAVVPHLPEDKPIYLMGVGLPSNILEAVERGVDFFDCVLPARNGRHGHVFTKEGKINLLNAKYEKDSKPIDEGCQCPACKNYTRAYIRHLFKAKEMLALRLCVLHNLYFYNKLMEDIRNAIDNDNFHNFKAEKLEQWNGRG, encoded by the coding sequence ATGGCAGAGTATAAGCTATTAAAGAAAGAAAAAAATGCACGAAGAGGAGAGTTCAAAACAGTTCACGGTACAATACAAACCCCTGTATTTATGAATGTAGGAACACTGGCGGCAATCAAGGGTGCCGTATCAAGTATGGATCTTAAAGAAATTGGTTGTCAAGTAGAACTTTCCAATACATATCACTTACATCTAAGACCTGGTGACAATATTGTTCGTGATATGGGTGGACTCCATAAATTTATGAATTGGGATAGACCAATTTTAACAGACTCTGGTGGATTTCAAGTATTTTCTCTTGCTGGCATGAGAAAAATAAAAGAAGAAGGAGTTCATTTCAGTTCTCATATTGATGGAAAGAAAATATTTATGGGACCAGAAGAAAGTATGCAAATTCAAAATAATTTAGCTTCTACAATAGCTATGGCATTTGATGAATGCATTCCAAACCCTTCCACAAGAGAATATGTAATTGATTCAGTTGCCAGAACTACAAGATGGCTTGAAAGATGCAAAACAGAAATGGATAGGTTAAATAGTTTACCTGAAACTATCAATAAGGACCAACTTTTATTTGGTATTAATCAAGGTGGTACTTATGAAGATATTCGAATAGAACATGCGAAAACTATTACTAAAATGAATTTAGATGGTTATGCTATTGGAGGTCTTGCTGTTGGTGAATCACATGAAGAAATGTATAAGGTTATTGATGCTGTAGTACCTCATTTACCAGAGGATAAACCAATCTATTTAATGGGCGTCGGTCTTCCTAGCAATATCTTAGAAGCCGTTGAAAGAGGTGTGGACTTCTTTGACTGTGTTCTCCCTGCTAGAAATGGAAGACATGGACATGTGTTTACAAAGGAAGGGAAAATCAATCTTCTAAATGCAAAATATGAAAAAGACTCAAAACCAATTGATGAAGGTTGTCAGTGTCCTGCATGTAAGAACTATACTAGAGCATACATTAGACATTTATTCAAAGCAAAAGAAATGCTTGCATTAAGACTTTGCGTACTACATAATCTTTATTTTTATAATAAACTTATGGAAGATATAAGAAATGCAATTGACAATGATAATTTCCATAACTTTAAAGCAGAAAAACTTGAACAATGGAACGGAAGAGGTTAA
- the queA gene encoding tRNA preQ1(34) S-adenosylmethionine ribosyltransferase-isomerase QueA, whose translation MDVKDYYYDLPEELIAQHPSEERDLCRLLLLDKISGETEHKIFKDIIDELHTGDCLVLNDTRVLPARLIGEKEDTHGKMEFLLLKRIEKDTWQALVKPGKRAKIGSRFSFGDGILKAEVVDISDEGSRIIKFFYDGIFEEVLDSLGEMPLPPYITEKLDDKEKYQTVYSKNNGSAAAPTAGLHFTKELLSKIEAKGIKIAYLTLHVGLGTFRPVKVDKIEEHFMHSEYFNVSEETSNIINSTKANGGRIICVGTTSVRTLETVAEKDGKVIAKDGWTDIFIYPGYQYKVVDALITNFHLPESTLLMLVSALSSRENIINAYELAVKEQYRFFSFGDAMFIR comes from the coding sequence ATGGACGTAAAAGATTACTACTATGATTTACCTGAAGAACTTATAGCTCAACATCCTAGTGAGGAAAGAGATTTATGCAGGTTGCTACTTTTAGATAAAATTTCAGGCGAAACTGAACATAAGATATTTAAAGATATCATTGATGAATTACATACAGGTGATTGTTTGGTATTGAATGATACAAGGGTACTTCCGGCTCGTTTAATAGGAGAAAAAGAAGATACTCATGGTAAGATGGAATTTTTACTTTTAAAAAGAATTGAAAAAGATACGTGGCAAGCCTTAGTAAAGCCAGGAAAAAGGGCTAAAATAGGATCACGTTTTTCTTTTGGTGATGGCATACTAAAAGCAGAAGTCGTTGATATCAGTGATGAAGGTAGTCGTATCATTAAATTTTTCTACGATGGAATATTTGAAGAGGTGTTGGATAGCCTTGGAGAAATGCCACTTCCACCATATATAACCGAAAAACTTGATGATAAGGAAAAATATCAAACAGTTTATTCAAAGAATAATGGTTCTGCAGCAGCGCCTACTGCTGGTCTTCATTTTACAAAAGAACTACTAAGCAAAATAGAAGCTAAAGGGATAAAAATAGCTTATTTAACCCTACATGTAGGTCTTGGAACATTTAGACCAGTTAAAGTTGATAAAATTGAAGAGCATTTTATGCATTCAGAGTATTTTAATGTATCTGAAGAAACATCTAATATAATAAATTCTACTAAAGCTAATGGTGGTAGAATTATCTGCGTTGGAACAACTTCAGTAAGAACTTTGGAGACTGTAGCTGAAAAAGATGGTAAGGTTATTGCTAAAGATGGATGGACAGATATATTTATATATCCTGGCTATCAGTATAAAGTAGTCGACGCACTTATTACTAACTTTCATTTACCAGAATCTACTCTGTTAATGCTTGTTAGTGCTTTAAGTTCAAGAGAAAACATAATTAATGCATATGAGTTAGCAGTAAAAGAACAATATAGATTTTTCTCATTTGGAGATGCAATGTTTATTAGATAA
- the ruvB gene encoding Holliday junction branch migration DNA helicase RuvB gives MDERIVSGENFESFGDNELSLRPQNLKEYIGQYKVKEKLSIFIEAAQRRHEPLDHVLLYGPPGLGKTTLATIIANEMGGTLKITSGPAIERAGDLAAILTGLKDNDVLFIDEIHRMNRAVEEILYPAMEDYALDIVIGKGASAKSIRIDLPKFTLIGATTRIGLLTAPLRDRFGVMCPMEYYDESDLKEIISRSSSILDLPIDEEAAMELAKRSRGTPRIANRLLKRVRDYCDVKSNGIANLSSTREALKLLDIDTEGFDTIDNKILSAIIINFKGGPVGIETLSYFIGEELGTLEDVYEPYLLQKGFILRTPRGRTATEKAYRHLNIPINEKEKNEQLRFN, from the coding sequence ATGGATGAGAGAATTGTTTCTGGTGAAAATTTTGAGAGTTTTGGAGACAACGAACTTAGTTTAAGACCTCAAAATTTGAAAGAATACATTGGTCAATATAAAGTTAAAGAAAAGCTCTCAATATTCATAGAAGCAGCCCAAAGACGTCACGAACCTTTAGATCATGTTCTTTTATACGGCCCTCCAGGTCTTGGAAAAACTACCCTTGCAACGATTATCGCTAATGAAATGGGTGGAACATTAAAAATAACCTCTGGGCCTGCTATAGAAAGAGCAGGGGATTTAGCAGCAATATTAACTGGACTAAAAGATAATGATGTTTTATTTATTGATGAAATCCACAGGATGAATAGAGCTGTTGAAGAAATTCTTTACCCTGCCATGGAGGACTATGCTTTAGATATCGTTATCGGAAAAGGTGCATCAGCGAAATCCATAAGAATAGACTTACCTAAATTCACTTTGATTGGTGCCACCACAAGAATTGGACTGCTAACAGCTCCTCTAAGGGATCGCTTTGGAGTAATGTGCCCAATGGAATATTATGATGAATCTGATTTAAAAGAAATTATATCAAGATCATCATCAATACTTGATTTGCCTATAGATGAAGAAGCAGCAATGGAACTCGCTAAACGCTCACGTGGAACTCCAAGAATAGCAAACAGACTTTTAAAAAGAGTTAGAGATTACTGTGATGTTAAATCAAATGGAATTGCAAATCTCTCATCTACTCGTGAAGCACTGAAGCTTCTTGATATAGATACTGAAGGTTTTGATACAATCGACAATAAAATTTTATCAGCAATTATAATTAATTTTAAAGGCGGACCGGTAGGAATTGAGACTTTATCATATTTTATAGGAGAAGAATTAGGTACATTAGAAGATGTTTATGAGCCATATCTTCTTCAAAAAGGATTTATCTTAAGAACTCCTAGAGGTAGAACCGCAACAGAGAAAGCCTATAGGCATTTAAACATACCTATTAATGAAAAAGAAAAAAATGAACAATTAAGATTTAATTAG
- the ruvA gene encoding Holliday junction branch migration protein RuvA, with product MYEYIKGIYKGIKKDYLIIENNGIGYKIFTSGGTIAALPSIDKEVFIYLKQIVREDFIGLYGFATQEELELFTMLLNINGVGTKAALSLLSIGTVNNLKYAIATSDENFITKAPGIGKKTAQRIILELKDKLSKEVPLSHTSENIITNVYVDEALEALIALGYGEKEAEKAIANVNHNMSIEEIIKSCLQLLMK from the coding sequence ATGTATGAATATATAAAAGGAATATATAAGGGCATAAAAAAAGATTATTTAATCATAGAAAACAATGGAATTGGTTATAAGATTTTTACCAGTGGAGGTACAATCGCAGCTCTTCCTTCTATAGATAAAGAAGTTTTCATTTATTTAAAACAAATTGTAAGAGAAGATTTTATTGGACTTTATGGTTTTGCTACGCAAGAAGAATTAGAATTATTTACTATGCTTTTAAACATTAATGGTGTTGGAACAAAAGCAGCGTTGTCACTTTTATCAATAGGAACAGTTAATAATTTAAAATATGCTATCGCTACTAGTGACGAAAATTTCATCACAAAGGCACCGGGAATTGGTAAAAAGACTGCTCAAAGAATAATCTTAGAACTAAAAGATAAATTGTCTAAAGAAGTTCCTTTAAGTCATACTAGTGAAAATATAATCACGAATGTATATGTAGATGAAGCCCTAGAGGCACTTATTGCTTTAGGTTATGGTGAAAAAGAAGCTGAAAAAGCTATAGCTAATGTTAACCATAATATGTCCATCGAGGAAATAATAAAGTCCTGTCTGCAGCTTCTTATGAAGTAA